In the genome of Hymenobacter taeanensis, one region contains:
- the rho gene encoding transcription termination factor Rho, with the protein MYTIEELKDRLLSELKEIAEELSVGNFKKLSKQDLIYKILDQQAITPPDKLPKKVKPAASKAKVNSPAETPAEEVAVAEAAPAPRPARTARPARPAAKAAAPAPESVSSEPAAPVEAPAVEAPVAAAPAPVVAAEPSETPESTVAVEAPATEATETAPDGTERPIKIYQRPERRQRTDRNGRPMQPAANGAAITAEYAQPEALVADAPAAPAPAEQEAPTAPVAPAVPQSLPRELRPIDPTAPAPLRDGRDQRFNRDGREPRDFRENRQEGGQGGREPRQDGRADQPREFRNDAPRALRDGTPRPDGREGREQRREERYAAREQQRQQRLAERLEQRQGQGEPRQGLEQRQNGEARQNSEQRPARQEFDIVIPGDGTLEMMPDGGYGFLRSPFYNYLASPDDIYVSPQQVKQFGLKAGDTVKCTIRPPREGEKYFALVGVEGINGRSVDEARDRIPFNNLTPLFAEERLKLTTKSAQYSTRILDLFAPIGKGQRGLIVAQPKTGKTVLLQEIANAISENHPEVYLMILLIDERPEEVTDMARSVKAEVLSSTFDETADRHVKIATIAMEKAKRLVECGHDVVILLDSITRLARAYNTVQPASGKILSGGVDANALHKPKRFFGAARNVEDGGSLTIIATALIETGSKMDEVIFEEFKGTGNMELQLDRKLANKRIFPAIDVPASGTRREDLLMSKDELNRIWVLRKFMSDMTASEAMEFLKDRMKGTRDNEEFLMAMNG; encoded by the coding sequence ATGTACACTATCGAAGAGTTGAAGGACCGTCTGCTGTCCGAGTTAAAGGAAATTGCAGAAGAGCTAAGTGTCGGCAACTTCAAAAAACTCAGCAAGCAGGATCTTATCTATAAGATTCTTGATCAACAAGCTATTACGCCGCCGGATAAGCTCCCCAAAAAAGTAAAGCCAGCGGCTAGTAAGGCCAAGGTGAACAGCCCGGCTGAGACTCCTGCCGAGGAAGTAGCGGTTGCTGAAGCCGCGCCAGCCCCTCGTCCGGCCCGGACAGCACGTCCGGCTCGCCCCGCCGCTAAAGCGGCTGCTCCGGCTCCTGAGTCAGTAAGCTCAGAGCCTGCGGCCCCAGTAGAAGCACCCGCCGTAGAAGCTCCGGTTGCGGCAGCTCCCGCTCCTGTAGTAGCAGCAGAGCCAAGCGAAACGCCCGAATCTACAGTAGCTGTTGAAGCGCCTGCCACTGAGGCCACTGAGACTGCGCCGGATGGTACTGAGCGGCCTATCAAAATTTATCAGCGCCCAGAGCGTCGGCAGCGGACTGATCGTAATGGTCGGCCCATGCAGCCTGCTGCCAATGGCGCTGCCATAACAGCCGAGTACGCTCAGCCTGAAGCATTGGTAGCGGATGCTCCAGCCGCTCCGGCGCCTGCCGAGCAAGAGGCGCCAACTGCCCCAGTTGCTCCTGCTGTGCCTCAAAGCTTGCCCCGTGAGCTGCGGCCCATAGATCCAACGGCTCCGGCACCGCTACGTGATGGTCGGGATCAGCGCTTCAATCGGGATGGTCGGGAGCCTCGTGATTTCCGCGAAAACCGTCAGGAGGGTGGTCAGGGTGGTCGGGAGCCCCGTCAGGATGGCCGCGCCGATCAGCCCCGGGAGTTCCGTAACGATGCCCCTCGTGCCCTGCGCGACGGTACGCCTCGTCCTGATGGACGGGAAGGCCGTGAGCAGCGTCGCGAGGAGCGGTACGCCGCTCGCGAGCAACAGCGTCAGCAGCGGTTAGCGGAGCGTTTGGAGCAGCGCCAAGGTCAGGGAGAACCCCGCCAAGGCCTAGAGCAGCGTCAGAACGGCGAAGCCCGCCAGAACTCAGAGCAGCGCCCGGCCCGTCAGGAGTTTGATATTGTAATTCCTGGTGATGGCACTCTGGAAATGATGCCTGATGGTGGGTATGGTTTCCTGCGTAGTCCCTTTTACAATTACCTGGCTTCTCCCGACGATATTTATGTATCGCCGCAGCAGGTAAAGCAGTTTGGCTTAAAGGCCGGTGACACGGTAAAATGCACTATCCGGCCGCCGCGCGAAGGGGAAAAGTACTTTGCTTTGGTAGGAGTGGAGGGCATTAATGGTCGCTCGGTTGATGAAGCCCGCGACCGTATTCCTTTCAACAACCTCACGCCGCTGTTTGCTGAAGAGCGCCTGAAGCTTACTACTAAGTCGGCGCAGTACAGCACGCGTATTCTGGACCTGTTTGCCCCAATTGGTAAGGGGCAGCGGGGCCTGATTGTAGCCCAGCCTAAAACGGGTAAAACGGTGCTGCTTCAGGAAATAGCAAATGCTATTTCAGAGAACCACCCCGAGGTGTACCTGATGATTCTGCTCATCGACGAACGCCCGGAAGAAGTGACGGACATGGCTCGTTCGGTAAAGGCTGAAGTTCTCAGCTCAACCTTCGACGAAACCGCTGACCGCCACGTGAAGATTGCCACTATTGCCATGGAGAAGGCCAAGCGCCTCGTGGAGTGTGGTCACGATGTGGTTATCCTGCTCGACTCGATTACACGTCTAGCGCGGGCTTACAACACGGTGCAGCCGGCTTCCGGCAAGATCCTCTCGGGTGGTGTAGATGCCAACGCGCTGCATAAGCCTAAGCGTTTCTTTGGTGCGGCTCGTAACGTAGAAGATGGCGGCTCCCTGACCATCATTGCTACCGCTCTGATTGAGACGGGCTCTAAGATGGACGAGGTAATCTTTGAGGAATTCAAAGGCACCGGTAACATGGAATTGCAGCTCGACCGTAAACTGGCCAACAAGCGCATTTTCCCAGCTATTGATGTACCCGCATCCGGTACCCGCCGCGAAGACCTGCTCATGAGCAAAGACGAGCTTAACCGCATTTGGGTGTTGCGCAAGTTCATGTCGGACATGACGGCCTCCGAAGCAATGGAGTTCCTGAAGGACCGCATGAAAGGCACCCGTGATAACGAGGAGTTCCTGATGGCCATGAACGGCTAA
- a CDS encoding OmpA family protein, whose amino-acid sequence MRHLLATTTALGLSLLAAAPRAQAQSSDRKTAISLTGNAFQYKGSFGSDYWKWKSNEYGPGISINRYLTDGLDLMLSGNYVEFAKTAPAGNPYFGSNFATNVVNVNLGLKLKLFKEESFVRPYLLAAPGFTYTSREGTINRNTQAIRTDEDKTYFDLFGAAGLNFRLGDAVSLFVQTGQHFPLGANIDGEPNRDDNKIDDRFLQHTVGLTFALGKAKDTDGDGVSDRKDKCPDTPAGVAVDETGCPLDGDKDGVPDYQDQCPTEAGTAAMQGCPDRDNDGVADKDDQCPDQAGTAALRGCPDADGDGVADKDDKCPDTPAGTQVDASGCPLVVDADGDGVPDNVDKCPDTPRGARVDANGCPMEIDPAIKKLEQPIRFETNSTVIKRTSYPALNKMIQALKDHPEYSIRVVGHADSRGTDEYNQGLSERRAGSVKRYFTGKQVDPARIVTEGRGESEPAAPNTSAKNMAQNRRVEFHFEFFIPNAPQP is encoded by the coding sequence ATGAGACACCTTTTAGCAACCACAACGGCCCTGGGTCTGTCGCTTCTGGCGGCTGCCCCGAGGGCGCAGGCGCAGTCGTCAGACCGCAAAACGGCCATCAGCCTTACCGGTAATGCTTTCCAGTACAAAGGCAGCTTCGGCTCCGATTATTGGAAGTGGAAAAGCAACGAATACGGTCCCGGCATCTCCATTAACCGCTACCTCACCGATGGTCTTGACCTGATGTTGAGCGGTAACTATGTTGAGTTTGCCAAAACTGCTCCTGCGGGCAACCCATACTTCGGCAGCAACTTTGCCACCAACGTAGTAAACGTAAACCTAGGCCTGAAACTGAAGCTCTTCAAAGAGGAGTCGTTCGTGCGGCCTTACCTGCTGGCTGCCCCTGGCTTTACCTACACTAGCCGCGAGGGCACCATCAACCGTAACACCCAGGCCATCCGTACCGACGAAGATAAGACGTACTTCGATCTGTTCGGAGCCGCTGGTCTGAACTTCCGCCTCGGTGATGCTGTGAGCCTGTTTGTGCAAACTGGCCAGCATTTCCCGCTGGGCGCCAACATTGATGGTGAGCCTAACCGCGACGACAACAAGATTGATGACCGTTTCCTGCAGCACACGGTAGGCCTCACCTTTGCCCTCGGCAAAGCCAAAGACACTGATGGTGACGGCGTCTCTGACCGCAAAGACAAATGCCCCGACACGCCCGCTGGCGTAGCCGTGGATGAAACCGGTTGCCCCCTCGACGGCGACAAGGATGGTGTTCCAGATTACCAGGATCAGTGCCCCACCGAAGCTGGTACGGCTGCTATGCAAGGCTGCCCCGACCGCGACAACGATGGTGTAGCTGACAAAGACGACCAATGCCCTGACCAGGCTGGTACCGCTGCTCTGCGCGGCTGCCCAGATGCTGATGGCGACGGTGTAGCTGACAAAGACGACAAGTGCCCCGACACGCCTGCTGGCACGCAAGTAGATGCTAGCGGCTGCCCCTTGGTAGTTGACGCTGATGGTGATGGTGTTCCAGACAACGTTGATAAGTGCCCCGATACTCCTCGTGGTGCCCGCGTAGACGCCAATGGTTGCCCCATGGAAATTGATCCGGCTATCAAGAAGCTCGAGCAACCCATCCGCTTCGAGACCAACAGCACCGTGATCAAGCGCACTTCGTACCCAGCTCTGAACAAAATGATTCAGGCGCTGAAAGACCACCCAGAGTACAGCATCCGGGTAGTAGGCCACGCCGACTCACGCGGTACCGATGAGTACAACCAGGGTCTGTCGGAGCGCCGGGCTGGCTCGGTGAAGCGCTACTTCACTGGCAAGCAGGTTGACCCCGCTCGCATTGTAACTGAAGGTCGTGGTGAGTCGGAGCCAGCTGCTCCAAACACTTCGGCTAAGAACATGGCGCAGAACCGTCGGGTTGAATTCCACTTTGAGTTCTTCATCCCGAATGCTCCCCAGCCCTAA
- a CDS encoding EVE domain-containing protein — MNYWLVKSEPAAYSWADFNRDGGTDWTGVRNYQARNFLQQMQPGDLVLYYHSVSDKEVVGVAAVAAAAAPDATAEAGSGWVAVHLKPQEPLAQPVSLAQIKQDQRLSQIGLLRQSRLSVMPLRAEEFDVILELSA, encoded by the coding sequence ATGAACTATTGGCTTGTAAAATCTGAACCTGCGGCCTACTCCTGGGCCGATTTTAACCGCGACGGCGGCACCGACTGGACCGGCGTGCGTAACTACCAGGCACGTAATTTCCTGCAGCAGATGCAACCCGGCGACCTAGTCCTGTACTACCACAGCGTCAGCGACAAGGAAGTAGTGGGTGTGGCAGCAGTGGCTGCCGCCGCTGCCCCCGATGCCACCGCTGAGGCAGGCAGTGGCTGGGTAGCCGTGCACCTGAAGCCGCAAGAGCCTTTGGCCCAACCCGTTTCGCTGGCGCAAATCAAACAAGATCAGCGCCTGAGCCAGATAGGCCTCTTACGCCAGTCACGCCTGTCTGTAATGCCTCTGCGGGCCGAAGAATTTGATGTTATCTTAGAGCTGAGTGCCTAA
- a CDS encoding UBP-type zinc finger domain-containing protein, producing the protein MAICSHLQSVETLLPAPAEHVCPECVAQGDTWVHLRVCQTCGHVGCCNSSKNKHATRHFKATEHPVVTSAEPGEQWAWCYIDEQMAEY; encoded by the coding sequence ATGGCTATTTGCTCTCACTTGCAATCTGTTGAAACCTTATTGCCAGCTCCCGCCGAGCACGTCTGCCCCGAGTGCGTAGCCCAGGGCGATACGTGGGTGCATCTGCGCGTTTGCCAAACTTGCGGGCACGTTGGCTGCTGCAACTCCTCTAAGAATAAGCACGCAACGCGCCATTTCAAGGCTACTGAGCACCCCGTAGTGACATCGGCCGAGCCCGGTGAGCAGTGGGCCTGGTGCTATATAGATGAGCAAATGGCCGAATATTAG
- a CDS encoding glycosyltransferase family 9 protein: MKILVLRFSSIGDIVLTTPVLRGLKQQVPGAEVHVATKPAYRGLIEPNPYVAKGHYLTGGLQELVAELKAEKFDVVIDLHNNLRTSLIKLQLGVKSSSFDKLNLRKWLLVNWKVDTMPRLHIVDRYLAAAAPLGVKSDGQGLDYFIPAEDEVDPAILPPGFQKGYVAFAIGAQHATKRLPVERIIELCGLLRQPVVLLGGPEDESTGHVIELAFDNEVAISPPTPGRIPESPYYFPSLGGGEAPARTIIYNACGKFTLNQSASLVRQASFVVSHDTGLMHIAAAFRKEIYSVWGNTVPEFGMYPYRTEFRVLEVKGLSCRPCSKIGYEKCPQGHFRCMRDIKFDLDLPPAHDGR, translated from the coding sequence ATGAAAATACTTGTTCTGCGCTTTTCTTCCATTGGTGATATCGTCCTGACGACGCCGGTACTCCGTGGCCTAAAGCAGCAGGTGCCGGGCGCAGAGGTGCACGTGGCCACCAAACCGGCCTACCGCGGGCTTATTGAGCCCAACCCGTACGTGGCGAAGGGCCACTACCTCACGGGTGGCCTACAGGAGTTGGTGGCGGAGCTAAAGGCTGAGAAGTTTGATGTTGTAATAGACCTGCATAACAACCTGCGCACCTCGCTCATTAAACTGCAGCTGGGCGTGAAGTCATCGAGTTTTGATAAGCTGAATCTGCGAAAGTGGCTTTTGGTGAACTGGAAGGTTGACACAATGCCCCGCCTGCATATTGTAGACCGGTATTTGGCCGCCGCCGCCCCCCTGGGCGTGAAAAGCGACGGGCAAGGCCTAGATTACTTCATCCCAGCCGAGGACGAAGTAGACCCCGCAATCTTGCCGCCGGGCTTTCAAAAGGGATATGTGGCTTTTGCTATTGGGGCACAGCACGCCACCAAACGCTTACCCGTAGAGCGGATAATTGAATTATGCGGGCTTTTGCGCCAGCCAGTGGTATTATTGGGTGGGCCCGAGGATGAAAGCACCGGCCACGTTATTGAGCTGGCGTTTGACAATGAGGTGGCCATTTCGCCGCCGACCCCAGGCCGCATTCCTGAAAGCCCGTATTATTTCCCTTCGTTGGGCGGCGGAGAAGCACCGGCTCGAACGATAATCTACAATGCTTGCGGTAAATTCACCCTGAATCAGTCAGCCTCATTGGTGCGGCAGGCTAGCTTTGTGGTAAGCCACGATACTGGCCTCATGCATATTGCCGCGGCTTTCCGCAAGGAAATCTATAGTGTGTGGGGAAACACCGTACCAGAGTTTGGCATGTACCCGTACCGCACCGAGTTTCGGGTGCTGGAGGTAAAAGGGCTGAGCTGCCGGCCGTGCTCCAAGATTGGGTACGAGAAATGCCCCCAAGGTCATTTCCGCTGCATGCGCGATATTAAGTTTGATCTGGACCTGCCTCCGGCGCACGATGGCCGCTAG
- a CDS encoding OsmC family protein, whose product MLEKTEKKVVVRVGAEALLADVQAGVHTFFIDEPVAVGGLDRGPTPYDMLLSALGSCTAITLRLYANQKKWPLEAIEVHLSHERVHRQDCDKCESPGETLEEVHKELRLLGPLTPEQLQRLHLIADKCPVQKALTSGSFRVLTTVVNS is encoded by the coding sequence ATGCTTGAGAAAACCGAGAAGAAAGTAGTAGTACGCGTAGGGGCTGAGGCGCTGCTAGCTGATGTACAGGCCGGAGTGCATACTTTTTTCATAGATGAGCCAGTGGCCGTAGGTGGCCTAGACCGCGGCCCCACGCCCTATGATATGTTGCTCTCCGCCTTGGGGTCGTGCACGGCCATTACGCTGCGTCTCTACGCCAACCAGAAAAAATGGCCTCTGGAAGCCATTGAGGTACATCTCAGCCACGAGCGGGTGCACCGCCAAGACTGTGATAAGTGCGAGTCGCCGGGCGAAACCCTGGAGGAAGTACACAAGGAGCTGCGCCTGCTAGGGCCACTTACCCCCGAGCAATTGCAGCGCCTGCATCTTATTGCCGACAAATGCCCCGTACAGAAGGCTCTTACCAGTGGCTCCTTCCGGGTACTTACCACAGTAGTAAACTCTTAA
- a CDS encoding DNA polymerase/3'-5' exonuclease PolX encodes MSSSAEPPIYDFAPYICPALIFPPSYPFAVDNRALIRAFRLAAQLLELHDENPFKIRAYEGTASALEALGFPVSDVERTGLPDRTGLSKTAAARVAEMLDTGTFEELTRLLSITPPGVVELLQVKGIGPKKIRALWKELGVESPEQLREAAENDEVSKLKGFGKKTQETILAALEFSSQSQGKLLYPQAEELAEDLANHLREALQTEQVSIGGEVRRRLEIVETVTLVAATTQPTHAHELLDKLQGITPDPYRSGPYAWRGTATPSGVKVEVLLVAPPDFTNQLFLHSAAEAHLSEGLAEVPPGRPATLRQLLKKERFEQETDIYQKAGLQYVEPELREGLGELALAQAQKLPRLLENEDLRGSVHNHSTYSDGSHSLREMATFLRDQGYEYLGICDHSQAAHYANGLTPERVRQQQREVDELNQELAPFRIFKGIESDILSDGSLDYTPTVLDTFDFVVASVHSNLRMDERKATTRVLRAIENPYTTMLGHPTGRLLLRREGYPLDHKAVIDACAQHNVIIEINANPWRLDLDWRWVHYALDKGVMLSINPDAHHTNGYADMRYGVFMGRKGGLTKEMTFNAKSVAEAAEYFAQRKAAIKPPLEFKDSLFG; translated from the coding sequence ATGAGCAGCTCAGCCGAGCCGCCAATCTACGACTTTGCCCCGTACATTTGCCCCGCCCTCATCTTTCCGCCCTCTTATCCTTTTGCCGTGGACAACCGCGCCCTTATCCGTGCCTTCCGTCTGGCTGCTCAGCTCCTGGAGCTGCACGACGAAAATCCGTTTAAAATCCGGGCCTACGAAGGCACCGCCAGTGCCCTGGAGGCCTTGGGCTTTCCGGTATCTGATGTAGAGCGCACTGGCCTGCCCGACCGCACTGGGCTAAGCAAAACTGCCGCCGCCCGCGTAGCCGAAATGCTTGATACCGGTACGTTTGAAGAGCTCACGCGCCTGCTAAGCATTACGCCCCCCGGCGTGGTAGAGCTACTGCAGGTAAAAGGCATTGGCCCCAAGAAAATACGGGCGCTGTGGAAGGAGCTGGGCGTGGAAAGCCCCGAGCAACTGCGTGAGGCCGCTGAGAATGACGAGGTCAGTAAACTGAAAGGTTTTGGGAAGAAAACCCAGGAGACCATTCTGGCGGCGCTGGAGTTTTCCAGCCAGAGCCAGGGCAAACTGCTATATCCGCAGGCCGAAGAATTGGCCGAAGATTTGGCCAACCACCTGCGGGAAGCTCTCCAAACGGAGCAGGTAAGTATAGGAGGCGAAGTACGCCGCCGCCTGGAAATTGTGGAAACTGTTACGCTGGTGGCTGCTACCACCCAACCCACCCACGCCCATGAGCTGCTTGATAAGCTGCAGGGCATCACACCCGACCCGTACCGCAGCGGGCCCTATGCCTGGCGCGGCACGGCAACTCCTTCCGGAGTGAAAGTAGAGGTGCTGCTGGTAGCGCCCCCTGACTTTACCAATCAGCTCTTTTTGCACTCAGCCGCCGAGGCGCACCTATCAGAGGGGTTAGCTGAGGTGCCGCCCGGCCGGCCCGCCACGCTCCGCCAGCTGCTGAAGAAGGAGCGGTTTGAGCAGGAAACGGATATTTACCAAAAGGCTGGCCTACAATACGTAGAGCCCGAGCTGCGCGAAGGGTTAGGCGAGTTAGCCCTGGCCCAGGCTCAAAAGCTACCTCGCTTACTAGAGAATGAGGATTTGCGGGGCTCTGTGCACAACCATAGCACCTACTCTGATGGCAGCCACAGCCTGCGCGAAATGGCCACCTTCCTGCGCGACCAGGGCTACGAGTATCTGGGCATCTGCGACCATTCACAGGCGGCCCACTACGCCAACGGCCTCACGCCGGAGCGGGTGCGCCAGCAGCAGCGCGAGGTAGATGAGCTAAACCAGGAGCTGGCGCCCTTCCGGATCTTTAAAGGCATTGAGTCTGATATTCTCAGCGACGGCTCCCTGGACTACACACCCACCGTGCTGGATACCTTTGATTTTGTGGTGGCCTCCGTGCACAGCAACCTGCGCATGGATGAGCGCAAGGCCACTACCCGGGTGCTGCGGGCCATTGAAAACCCGTATACCACCATGCTAGGCCACCCTACCGGCCGGCTACTCCTGCGGCGCGAGGGCTACCCCCTCGACCATAAGGCCGTGATTGATGCCTGCGCCCAGCACAACGTCATCATCGAAATCAACGCTAACCCCTGGCGCCTTGACCTGGACTGGCGCTGGGTGCACTATGCCCTAGACAAAGGAGTAATGCTCAGCATCAACCCCGATGCTCACCACACCAACGGCTACGCCGATATGCGCTACGGGGTGTTTATGGGCCGCAAAGGCGGTTTAACCAAGGAAATGACGTTCAACGCTAAATCGGTGGCGGAAGCGGCGGAGTACTTTGCCCAGCGCAAAGCCGCCATCAAGCCCCCGCTAGAGTTCAAAGACTCGTTGTTCGGGTAA
- a CDS encoding DUF4252 domain-containing protein, which translates to MKLRTLSFLTVLALLLLAGCRAGGPGQPARTVAQFFSKYENRPGFKTTDWSAGLTTRLILGRLGKLGGDNELTQALSSIRSAKVLTFAPTTNSARNLVAQGLIKEVDGLLANERYTPLPLDTTDRTTVLRYATRQQGDRITEFVATGNVQGAPDSFMLLSVGGNFTQEQFNRIKKFLPSVAGEIAR; encoded by the coding sequence ATGAAACTTCGTACCCTCTCCTTCCTTACGGTTCTGGCCTTGCTCCTGCTAGCAGGGTGCCGGGCCGGTGGGCCGGGCCAGCCAGCCCGTACTGTAGCCCAATTCTTCAGCAAGTATGAAAACCGCCCGGGCTTCAAAACCACCGACTGGTCGGCGGGGCTTACTACCCGCCTGATTTTAGGCCGGCTGGGGAAGCTAGGCGGCGACAATGAGCTCACGCAGGCCCTAAGCTCTATCAGGAGCGCTAAGGTGCTCACGTTTGCGCCCACCACCAACAGTGCCCGCAACCTGGTAGCACAAGGCCTAATTAAAGAAGTAGATGGCCTGCTGGCTAATGAGCGCTACACCCCACTCCCCTTGGATACTACTGACCGCACCACTGTGCTGCGCTACGCCACTCGCCAGCAAGGTGACCGGATAACCGAGTTTGTGGCTACCGGCAACGTGCAGGGCGCCCCCGACTCGTTTATGCTGCTTTCAGTGGGAGGCAACTTTACCCAGGAACAGTTCAACCGAATCAAGAAATTCCTCCCTAGCGTGGCCGGAGAAATAGCACGGTAG
- the serS gene encoding serine--tRNA ligase — translation MLQVSVLKEHTDAVLAGLAKKHYKTAEADVQAILELDQRRRQLQTEHDSAQAEANDLARQIGGLMKSGDKAGAETLKQRTAELKLQTKAHADELTQVEFALQQTLYKLPNLPHSSVPEGRSAQDNEVVREVGQQPQLAADALPHWELIKKYDIIDFELGNKITGAGFPVYKKQGARLQRALINFFLDEARNAGYDEVQPPILVNEASGYGTGQLPDKEGQMYHDAQDNLYLIPTAEVPITNLYRDEIIGTERLPIRNAGYTPCFRREAGSWGADVRGLNRLHQFDKVEIVQITHPDQSYTQLEEMLGHIEGLLQKLELPYRVLRLCGGDMGFTSALTYDLEVWSAAQGRWLEVSSCSNFETYQANRLKLRYRAENGKTQLLHTLNGSALALPRIVAALLENNQTPEGIHLPKALHAYCGFDKIA, via the coding sequence ATGCTGCAAGTTTCCGTACTGAAAGAGCACACTGATGCGGTGCTGGCCGGCCTGGCCAAGAAGCATTATAAAACCGCTGAGGCCGATGTACAGGCTATTCTGGAGCTAGACCAGCGCCGCCGCCAACTACAAACGGAGCACGATTCGGCCCAAGCCGAGGCCAACGACCTAGCTCGCCAAATTGGTGGCCTGATGAAATCCGGCGACAAAGCAGGGGCAGAAACCCTGAAGCAGCGTACGGCGGAGCTCAAGCTGCAAACCAAAGCGCATGCCGATGAGCTGACCCAAGTGGAGTTTGCCCTGCAACAAACGCTCTACAAGCTGCCCAACCTGCCGCACAGCAGTGTACCCGAAGGCAGGAGCGCCCAGGATAATGAGGTGGTGCGCGAGGTAGGCCAGCAGCCTCAGCTTGCTGCCGATGCTCTCCCCCACTGGGAGCTCATCAAAAAGTATGATATCATCGACTTTGAGCTGGGCAACAAGATTACTGGCGCTGGCTTCCCCGTGTATAAAAAGCAGGGTGCCCGCCTGCAGCGGGCCCTTATCAACTTTTTCCTCGATGAGGCCCGCAACGCCGGATACGACGAGGTGCAGCCTCCTATCCTGGTGAATGAGGCTTCCGGGTATGGCACGGGCCAGCTCCCCGACAAAGAGGGCCAGATGTACCACGATGCTCAGGACAACCTGTATCTGATTCCGACGGCGGAGGTGCCTATCACCAACCTCTACCGCGACGAGATTATAGGTACGGAGCGTTTGCCCATCCGCAATGCGGGTTATACGCCGTGCTTCCGCCGCGAGGCCGGCAGCTGGGGCGCCGATGTGCGCGGCCTCAACCGCCTGCACCAGTTTGATAAGGTGGAGATTGTGCAGATTACTCACCCCGATCAGAGCTACACGCAGCTGGAAGAAATGCTAGGCCACATTGAGGGCTTGTTGCAGAAGCTAGAGCTCCCCTACCGCGTGCTGCGCCTCTGCGGCGGCGACATGGGCTTCACTTCAGCCCTCACTTACGACCTGGAAGTATGGAGCGCCGCGCAGGGTCGCTGGCTGGAGGTATCGTCGTGCTCTAACTTTGAAACTTACCAGGCTAATCGCCTGAAGCTGCGCTACCGCGCCGAGAACGGCAAAACGCAACTCCTGCACACACTTAACGGTTCCGCGCTGGCTCTACCGCGTATTGTAGCGGCGCTGCTAGAAAACAACCAAACCCCAGAGGGTATTCACCTGCCGAAAGCGCTACACGCTTACTGCGGATTTGATAAAATAGCATAA